In Chitinophagaceae bacterium, one genomic interval encodes:
- the rsmH gene encoding 16S rRNA (cytosine(1402)-N(4))-methyltransferase RsmH — protein sequence MTMNSYHRPVLLNKCIEGLAVKEDGIYVDVTFGGGGHSKAILDNLGENGKLIGFDQDEDALRNIPEDPRFIFIQQNFRHLKRFLRLNGIKKVDGILADLGVSSHQIDTPERGFSTRYDDTLDMRMSKDLPHSAADILNSYSFANLKNIFRLYGEINNASALTSGIVNTREGFPLTEGKAFRELTVKYAGKKPSQYLAKVYQALRIEVNDEMGSLRDLLEQSAEVLAENGRLVVMSYHSLEDRLVKNFIKSGNFEGTVSKDLYGNPYKIFKEITKKPITATEEETNENKRARSAKLRIAERTAQNLDKTAFVLKE from the coding sequence TGGTGGCGGCGGTCATTCAAAAGCAATCTTAGACAACCTTGGTGAAAATGGAAAACTTATTGGCTTTGACCAGGATGAAGATGCTCTAAGAAACATTCCTGAAGACCCCCGGTTCATTTTTATACAACAAAACTTCAGGCATTTAAAAAGATTTTTAAGGCTGAACGGTATAAAAAAAGTAGATGGAATTTTAGCTGACTTAGGTGTTTCTTCTCATCAAATAGATACCCCGGAAAGAGGTTTTTCGACCAGATATGACGATACGCTCGATATGCGAATGTCAAAAGACTTACCTCATAGTGCCGCTGATATACTAAACAGCTACTCATTTGCTAACCTGAAGAATATATTCAGACTGTATGGTGAGATAAATAATGCAAGCGCACTTACATCAGGTATAGTAAATACAAGAGAGGGTTTTCCTCTCACCGAAGGGAAGGCTTTCAGAGAGCTTACAGTTAAATATGCCGGAAAAAAACCTTCGCAGTATTTGGCAAAAGTGTATCAGGCCTTAAGAATTGAAGTGAATGATGAAATGGGGAGTCTGAGAGATTTACTAGAACAATCAGCAGAGGTGTTAGCTGAAAATGGAAGACTGGTAGTTATGTCATACCATTCCCTGGAAGACCGGCTTGTTAAAAACTTTATAAAGTCTGGCAATTTTGAAGGGACAGTTTCAAAAGACCTTTATGGTAATCCTTATAAAATATTTAAAGAAATAACTAAAAAACCTATTACAGCAACTGAAGAAGAAACAAATGAAAATAAAAGAGCAAGAAGTGCAAAACTCAGAATAGCTGAGAGAACTGCACAAAATTTAGATAAAACAGCATTTGTATTAAAAGAGTAG